In a single window of the Drosophila miranda strain MSH22 chromosome XL, D.miranda_PacBio2.1, whole genome shotgun sequence genome:
- the LOC108163324 gene encoding transcription factor grauzone yields MICRLCLEDAQHSVPIFDCDDSLMQPSLSNLAELIEKHLQLVLMPNDAVSKCLCTKCWQQLADFEQFCAMVMKKQLGLPLKQEPFSDDDEDTKAQILCEPEIDVSPSADTNEYNEIDIDTKPLPSSGRTTTRRRVRLPSPIRRSMRPRVAQKARPLKAKPKPKRQIESDLDIRSSNSGEMDSYIAAHGRLECCQCGGDSQFQNFAELKRHYRSEHQTAGYVVCCQRRYKKRALYVDHLRMHNNPDYFRCKICAKQLVSRISYDVHMLRFHSNEDELSFACDKCSKRFSKQFLLTIHARVHQQERTEKCKHCDRSFRTAVDLRLHMRRTHDPTFVPFICDSCGSKFKTKQNLLVHKRTVHREGSQLPEVQCQECQTWLSDENSLRKHMYMHRDAASTREWKCGQCGLVKDSRAKLAAHIRYHHPKEYHKCTHCGKEFKSSRGLEEHTATHTGQDLYECAFCERTFKNSGNMHKHRRQMHAPQVAALQQQKKVRPSKRKEKGSLMLLDEGDNEIND; encoded by the exons ATGATATGCCGACTTTGTCTCGAAGATGCCCAGCACAGTGTCCCCATCTTTGACTGCGACGACAGCCTAATGCAGCCATCGCTGTCCAACCTGGCCGAATTGATAGAGAAACACCTGCAGTTGGTT CTGATGCCCAACGATGCCGTGTCCAAGTGCCTGTGCACCAAATGCTGGCAGCAGCTGGCCGACTTTGAGCAGTTCTGCGCCATGGTGATGAAGAAACAGCTGGGGCTGCCGCTGAAGCAGGAGCCTTTTTCGGATGACGACGAGGACACCAAGGCACAGATATTGTGCGAGCCAGAGATAGATGTGAGCCCCTCAGCCGATACAAACGAATACAATGAGATCGACATAGACACGAAACCACTGCCAAGCAGTGGCAGGACGACGACCAGGCGAAGGGTTCGCCTTCCGTCGCCCATACGCCGCAGCATGCGTCCCCGCGTCGCCCAGAAGGCCAGGCCATTAAAGgcgaaaccgaaaccaaagCGTCAGATTGAGTCGGACCTGGACATCAGAAGCAGCAATAGTGGCGAAATGGATAGCTACATTGCGGCACACGGGCGCCTAGAATGCTGTCAGTGCGGCGGCGACTCTCAGTTTCAGAACTTTGCCGAGCTCAAGCGTCATTACCGGAGCGAGCATCAGACGGCCGGATATGTAGTGTGCTGTCAGAGGCGCTACAAGAAGCGTGCTCTTTACGTAGACCATCTGAGAATGCACAACAATCCCGATTACTTTAG ATGTAAGATTTGTGCAAAGCAGCTGGTCAGCAGAATCAGCTACGACGTCCACATGCTGCGGTTTCATTCCAACGAGGACGAGCTGAGCTTCGCCTGCGACAAGTGTTCAAAGCGGTTCTCAAAGCAGTTCCTGCTGACCATCCACGCCCGTGTCCACCAACAGGAGCGCACTGAAAAGTGCAAGCACTGCGACAGATC ATTCCGCACTGCTGTAGATCTGCGCCTTCACATGCGTCGCACACACGATCCCACCTTTGTGCCCTTCATCTGCGACTCCTGCGGCTCCAAGTTCAAGACGAAGCAAAATCTTTTGGTGCACAAGCGCACCGTGCACCGTGAAGGCTCACAGCTACCGGAGGTGCAGTGTCAGGAGTGCCAGACCTGGCTGAGCGACGAGAACAGTCTGCGTAAGCACATGTACATGCATCGCGATGCGGCGTCTACGCGTGAATGGAAGTGCGGACAGTGCGGCCTGGTGAAGGACTCGCGCGCCAAGCTTGCGGCCCACATTCGGTACCATCATCCGAAGGAGTATCACAAGTGCACACACTGCGGGAAGGAGTTCAAGAGCAGTCGAGGCCTTGAGGAGCACACGGCCACACACACCGGCCAGGACCTGTACGAGTGTGCCTTCTGTGAGCGCACCTTCAAGAATTCGGGCAACATGCACAAGCATCGGCGGCAGATGCATGCCCCCCAAGTTGCCgcactgcagcagcagaaaaaggTACGTCCGAGCAAGCGGAAGGAGAAGGGCTCCCTGATGCTCTTGGATGAAGGGGATAACGAAATAAATGACTGA
- the LOC108161471 gene encoding potential E3 ubiquitin-protein ligase ariadne-1 produces the protein MDSDNDNDFCDNVDSGNVSSGDDGDDDFGMEVDMPSSAERQMDPDDYQYKVLSTEEIVQHQREIIDDVNLLLKLPTTKTRILLNHFKWDREKLLEKYFDDNTEDFYKCAHVINPNNVTEAVRQRTTRSQCEECEICFSLLPPDSMTGLECGHRFCMICWREYLTTKIMTEGLGQTISCAAHGCDILVDDVTVTKLVIDARVKVKYQQLITNSFVECNQLLRWCPSVDCTYAVKVPYAEPRRVHCKCGHVFCFACGENWHDPVKCRWLKKWIKKCDDDSETSNWIAANTKECPKCSVTIEKDGGCNHMVCKNQNCKYEFCWVCLGSWEPHGSSWYNCNRYDEDEAKTARDAQEKLRSSLARYLHYYNRYMNHMQSMKFENKLYASVKQKMEEMQQHNMSWIEVQFLKKAVDILCQCRQTLMYTYVFAYYLKKNNQSMIFADNQKDLESATETLSEYLERDITSENLADIKQKVQDKYRYCEKRCDVLLNHVHEGYDTEWWDYTE, from the exons ATGGACTCGGATAACGACAACGATTTTTGTGACAATGTCGACTCGGGCAATGTCTCGTCGGGCGACGATGGCGATGATGATTTTGGCATGGAAGTGGATATGCCCAGCTCCGCGGAGCGCCAGATGGATCCCGATGACTACCAGTACAAGGTGCTAAGCACAGAGGAGATTGTGCAACATCAGAGGGAGATAATCGATGATGTTAATCTGCTGCTTAAG CTCCCTACCACAAAGACGCGAATTCTGCTGAATCACTTCAAGTGGGACAGGGAGAAGCTATTGGAGAAATATTTCGATGATAACACCGAGGACTTCTACAAATGCGCACATGTCATAAATCCCAACAACGTCACCGAAGCAGTCCGTCAAAGA ACCACACGAAGCCAGTGCGAAGAGTGCGAAATATGCTTCTCTCTGCTACCGCCAGAC TCCATGACCGGATTGGAGTGCGGACATCGATTCTGCATGATTTGCTGGCGCGAGTATCTAACAACGAAGATCATGACGGAGGGTCTGGGCCAGACCATATCGTGCGCGGCGCACGGCTGTGATATCCTAGTGGACGATGTGACCGTTACCAAATTGGTGATCGATGCACGGGTGAAAGTCAAATACCAGCAGCTGATCACCAACAGCTTCGTGGAGTGCAACCAGCTGCTGCGATGGTGTCCGTCCGTCGACTGCACGTACGCGGTGAAGGTGCCGTATGCGGAGCCGCGCCGCGTCCATTGCAAGTGTGGCCATGTGTTCTGCTTCGCCTGCGGCGAGAACTGGCACGATCCGGTCAAGTGCCGCTGGCTAAAGAAGTGGATCAAGAAGTGCGACGACGACTCGGAGACGTCCAACTGGATTGCGGCCAATACCAAAGAGTGTCCCAAGTGCAGTGTGACCATCGAGAAGGATGGCGGCTGCAATCACATGGTGTGCAAGAATCAGAATTGCAAATACGAGTTCTGCTGGGTGTGTCTCGGTTCCTGGGAGCCGCACGGCTCCTCCTGGTACAATTGCAATCGCTATGACGAGGACGAGGCCAAAACGGCACGCGATGCCCAGGAGAAGCTGCGCTCATCGCTGGCCAG GTATCTACATTACTATAATCGCTACATGAACCACATGCAGTCAATGAAATTCGAGAACAAATTGTATGCGTCCGTGAAGCAGAAGATGGAGGAAATGCAGCAGCACAACATGTCCTGGATAGAG GTTCAATTTCTGAAAAAGGCTGTCGACATACTTTGCCAGTGTCGCCAGACTCTAATGTACACGTACGTGTTCGCGTATTACTTGAAAAAGAACAATCAATCCATGATATTCGCTGATAATCAAAAGGATCTGGAGTCGGCAACAGAGACGTTGTCCGAGTACTTGGAACGTGATATTACATCTGAAAATTTGGCTGATATTAAGCAGAAAGTGCAAGATAAATACAG GTATTGTGAAA